The Chloroflexota bacterium genome includes the window CCGCAAGCGCGATCGGCTGGCGCGTCTGCTGGCGGTGGCCTCGATCCTGTACGCCAAGGGCAGCACCGAGCAGGGCGTGCCCGTGTCCGAGATCGCCCGCCTGACGGGCATGAATGTGCGGACCGTGTACCGCGACCTGCGCGCCCTCGAGGACGAGCTGGCGATGCCCATCTTCCAGGCCGGTCGAGGCCGTTACGGGATCGAGCGCCGCTTCTTCCTGCCGCCACTCCACCTGACCGTGCCGGAAGCCATCGTCCTGTTCCTCGCCGCGCGGCTCATCGCGCGCTGGTCCGATGAGTCGGACCAGGTCGTCATCAGCGCCTTCATGAAGATCGCCAGTGAGCTCCCGCAGCCCATCGCGCGCCATGTGACCGCCACCATGCTGGTCATCGGCGAGCAGCGCCTCAACGAGCCGTTCACGGCCATCTTCAACGTCGTGGCCCGCGGCTGGGCCGAGGGCCGGGTGGTGGAGATCACGTACGACTCCGGCACCGGCCCGGCCCGCCACACACGGTTCCGGCCCTACCTGCTGGAGCCGTTCGCCGCCGGACGCAGCATCTACCTCATCGGCCACGACGAGACCGTTGACGCCATGCGGACCTACAAGGTGGAGCGCATCCGTCAGGCGACCCTCACCCTCGACCGATACGAGATCCCCGACGCGTTCGACCCGGACCAATTCCTGGCCAACTCGTGGGGCATCTGGTCGTCGGACACCACCCCGCCGGTCGACGTTCGGCTGCGCTTCGATGCCGGCGTGGCGCGCCGCGTCCGGGAGACCATCTGGCATCGCTCGCAGGTCCTCACCGACCTCCCCGACGGAGGAGTCGAGCTGACCGTCCGGGTGGCGGGCATCGTCGAGATCCGGCCCTGGGTCCTCTCCTGGGGCGACCAGGTGGAGGTGCTTGCCCCGCCGGAGCTGCGCGAGGCGGTGGCCGGAGCGGTGCGGGGCGCGACCGAGCGCTACGCCTGAGGCTCGCCCAGCGGGAGCCGCAGGATGAGGGCCAGGGTTGGCCGGGGCCGAGGTTGGGCCGGTAACACCGGCGCCCGCAGCCACGCGTCCCCGGCCGCGCCGGCGCGGTATCGGGCCGACAGGCGGCGCGCGGAGAGGCCCTCGATCCCCAGCCGTGCCAGGGCCTCGGCCACCAGGGTCCCGTCGTCCGGATATCCATGCCCGACCGTGATCCGGTCGCCCGGGGCCAGGATCGCCCCCAGCCACTCGCGCCGGATTCGGAACGAGCGCCGGGTGATCGGCTCCCCGGCCGCCCACAGCAGGTCGGCGGCGACGTACGCCGCGCGGCCGGCATGCGGCTGCCGCCCACTGAGTCGGGCGCGCAGGAGTTCGGGGTCCGGTCGACCCTCGGGATCCAGCACGAGCAGGGTGCCGTCAAGCACGACCCCGTCCTCGGCCAGCTGATCGGGCAGCTCCCCAAGCTCTGGGAATGCGCCCTCGGCATCCGCCAATCCGGCGACCTGGAGCCGAACGCGGCCACGTTCCGCCGAGGCTACCGCGCGGGCACCGGGCCACCACGGCTCAAAAAAGTAGTCGGGGTGGTCGAACGCGGCGTCGACCTCGGTCGGCTGCATGGTGTTGACGCGATCCGGCAGACGGAGCCGGGGAGAGTCGAGCGCGGGAAGCTCCGGCAGGGGGAGCTGTTCGGCCGGCACGCCGGCGCTCAGGCGGTCTTGCGCCGCCGGGTCTGACGCTCACCGGCGGCGGCCGGCTCGGCCTTCTTGGCTCGGCTGGCAGCCTTGGCTCCGCCTGCCGCCTTGGCCTTGGCAGCCGGTCCACCGGCGGCCGCATCGCGGCGCGCCTCCCGAGCAGCGGACACGCTGGCCTCCAGCGCGGCCATCAGGTCTCCGATCCGGGTCGGCTCGGCCTTGGCGATCGGCGTCGGCTCCTCGCCGGCCACCTTGGACTCGATGACGCCCATCAGCGCCTGGCGGTAGTCGTCCTGGAACTCCTCGGCCTTGAACTCGCCGGTCATCGACGCGATGAGCTGCTCGGCCATCTTGCGCTCGGAGGCCTTGATCTCGATACCGCTGCTGTCCACCGCCAGCTCTTCTACAGAGCGGATTTCATCGGGCCAATGGAGGGTGGTCAGCAACATGGTGTCGGCGTACGGGTTGATGGCGGCCAGCTGCTCGCGGTCCTTCATGACCACCTTGCAGATGGCGCTCTTCCCGGTGTCGGCCAGCACCTCGCGGAGGAGGAAGAACGCCTTCTTGCCAACCGGATCGGGCTCGAGGTAGTAGGCGCTCTTCACGAACTGCGCCCCGTGCTCCTCTTTCTGGGCGTCCACGAACATGGCAATCTCGATGGCCCGGATGGTCTTCAGCGGCACGGCTTCCAGATCGTCGTCGGTGACCACCACGTACCGACCCTTGCTCCATTCATAGCCTCGGACCGTCTCGGAGCGGGGCACGACCTCGTCGTGATGCGGGCAATAGATCTTCATCTGGATCCGGTTCAGGCAGCTCGCGTGCAGCATGTTGAACCCGATTCCGGTCGACTCGGTGGCGAGGTACAGCTTGACGGGGATCGTGACGAGTCCGAACTGGATCGCCCCCCGCCACATCGCGCGTGCCATAGGGTGGGTTAGGTTACACCCCTCCGCCAACTGCTCAGCAGAGGGCAGCCGGTGCGCCAGTACTACTGGGGTGCCCGTTCAGCGGCATTGCCGATTCAGGCGTCCCATCCGAGACTCCCCGCGTGACATATCGGCCGACGACCTACGCATTCGATCGATCGGGCCCGGTGATGACCACAAGCGCTTCCCGATCGGGCTGCCCGGCTTGACGCAGCCGATACCGATGCTCCAGCGTCACCGACCGGCTCAGCATGGCGCTGACCGGGCAGTAGCGGGTGGCCGACAGCTCGATGGCCCGGTGCAGGGCCTCGGGCTCCACCGCCCCGCTGAGCTGGTGCTCGATCACGATCCGGGTAAAGACCTGCGGCGGACGCGCAGCCGTTACGGCCTCCACCGCCACCTGGTAGCTGCTGGGCGCCTGGCGCTTCTTGGCCAGGATGGCCGCCACGTCCATCCCGGTGCAGCCGGCCAGGCCCACCAGCACCGCCTCGCGCGGGGAGGCCCCGGCTGGAGTCCCGGCATCCGGGCTGTCGATCGTGACCGTGAAGCCGGACCCGGTCTCCGCGTCGGCCCGCAGCGAGGACGCGGGCGCGGGGAACGTGGCCAGGACCCGCATCGGCACGGGGCGACTCTACCAGCGCTCCGGCGCCGCCCACGCATGGGAAGCTGAAACGATGCAGGTCCTGACGCCGGAGCATCCGCCGCGCCGATTCGAATGGTTGCGGGCCCGGCGGGACCCGACGGCGGAGGCCGACGGGCGGGCCCTCGAAAAGCTGCTGGCGCCAGTCCTGGACGACTCGTACGTCCTCGTACTGTCGCCCCGTATCCCCGGTGTCGATCGCGGCCTGCACGGATTGCTCATCGGGCCCGGCGGCGTGCGGGCGCTGCTCGTCCGCCATTGGAACGGCCATTTCCGCCAGCGCGGCCGGGCCTGGGAATACGACGCTCGGGGGCGACGGGGGTGGGTGCCGTGCCGAACCGATCCCACCCGCGACGGGCGACGGATCGTGGACCAGGTCGGGCGCTGGATGACGGACGCGCTCGGCACCCGGCTGCCGATCGAGGCTGCCATCGCCTTCCCGGATCGACACAGCCGGATCGAGCTCACCAGCGACCCGGTCACCGAGGTCGTGACCATCGACAACGCCCCGTGGTGGGGCAAACGCGTGGGGCGAGTCCGCCAGCTGGATGGACGAAGCGCCGGCCGCCTGCTCGAGGCGCTCGGGGCGTGAGGAGCGCTCGAGAGGCCGCTCCGGGGCTAGGCCGGTTCCTCCGGGGGCAGCCAGTCGCGAACGGCATCCTCGGGAAGGATGTCGGCCAGCAGCTCCTCGGGAGCTTCGTCGTCGGACGACAGGAGGACCTCGGCCAGGCTGCGCTGGACGGCCAGCACCGGTGACTGGCGGTTGAACTGCGGGTACTCGGCGCAGACGACCGACACGTCGGTCAGCGCCAGGAATCGGTCCGAAGCGTTGAGCAAACCGTCCATCGGGCGGCTGCCCTGCGGGACATGGATCATGCCGGTCAGCCAGAATGGGCGGACCGCGATCTGGGTCTGCACCGGGCGCTTCGGGATGCGCAGCTCATCGGCGCTGCTGTCGTCCACCCCGCTGCTGCTCCCGAACAGGACGGCCTCAACCGGAACCATGACCTGCTGCGCCGTGCGCGTCGAGCCGGGGTCCGCGTAGTCGGTGACGGTGGCTTCTTCGACGATCAGGTGAGTGGAGCTGCTCAGGTTGAGGATGTCGGCGACACGCCGGAAGCGGGTGGCCATCCGGCCGCTGACCCGATACCCGGAGGTGTACAGCTCCACCTGGACCTGCACGACCTGAGGGCCAAACTCACCGCTGTCCCAATCGGTCACCTTGGGATGCTACCGCGTGTGAGCTACTCGCCGTCCAGCTTGCCAGTGGCGGCGATCCGGGCCTCGCTGCCGCCACGCCCGGTGGCCAGCAGGATCCGCCCGCTGGCCTGGGCCTGGTACAGGGTCTCCACGGTGGCCAGGTCATCGATCTCGGCCACGGTCTTGTCGTCGCGCACTCGCACGATCCGTGGGAAGCGCAGCGCGAACCCGCTCCCGTGCCGACCGCTGCGCATGATCCGATCGAACGCGATCTCAACCACGACCTCCGGCACCACGCTCCGGAAGCGTCCGAAGTCGCGCACCGTGGTGCGCAGGAAATGCTCGGTGAAGGCGGCGATCTCGGCATCGGTCAGGCCGGTGTAGGCCTTGCCGATGACGGCCAGCGAGGCACCGTCCGGCTCGCGCACGGCAAAGGTGTAGTCCGACAGGACGCCGCGACGCTTGCCGTGGCCCCACTCCACGCCGACCACCACGCAATCCAGGGTGGCCAGCGCCTTCTTCAGCTTCAGCCAGCCCAGGCCGCGCCGGCCGGGCTGGTAGACCGAGGTCGGGTCTTTGACCATCAGCCCCTCGTTGTGCCGCTCACGGGCGGCGTCGAACAGCTCGTCCACTTCCTCCGCTGAGCGGGCCCGGTTCAGGCGCGCGTACAGGAACCGGGCGTCGGTTCGCTCGGGGAGCTCGAGGCGCTCGAGAGCGGTGCGCCGATCCCGAAGTGGCCGCTCCAGCAGGTCCGCTCCGTTCAGATGGAGGAGGTCGAACGCGACCAGGGCGACGGGCACGCGCTCGAGAAGGGCGGCGTCGGGCCGTACTCGGCCCAGACGAGTCTGGAGAGCCGCGAAGTCCAGCACCGCGCCCGCCTTGAAGGGCACGAGCTCACCGTCGAGCACGAGCGACTCGGACAGGTCCGCGACGGCCGCCGTGACCTCCGGGAAGGAAACCGTGATCTCCTTCAGGTCACGACTGAACAGCCGACCCTGGCCGTCGCGGAGGTGGAGCTGAGCCCGGATGCCGTCGTACTTGTCCTCCACCCAGGCCTCGGACCCGACCCGCCGCATGACCTCGGCCGCGTCGCCGACCGGAGTCGCCAGCATGGGCCGGATGGGCCGACCCAGGTCCAGCGCGGCCTGGTCGAGCGTTCCCCGGCGGGCCAGTTGGGCCGCCTCGCCCGGCTCGCCGAGCAGCATGAGCGCCCGGCGGACCGATTCGAGCGGCGCCGCGAAAGCAGCGGCGATGGCCTCTTCGAGCAGCCCTTCGCGCAGGCCGATGCGCAGCTCGCGCGCCGCGATGCGGCCCACGTAGCGGGCCTCGGCCGGGGTCGCGCGCCGGAACAGGTCGGCCATCAGGGCCACCCGCGCCTCGGCGCTCGAGGCATCGGACATGGCCCGGTAGCCGCGTGCCACATCGGACACGGTAAGCGGCGGCCCCGCCGATTGCCGGCCGGCGAGCAGCTCCGCGGCCACATCCCCGAAGTCCGAGTGGCGCAGCCAGGCAGCCGACATGGCGCTCTCGTCCACACCGCTGGCCGCCGCCAGCGCGGCCGCCTGCTGGACCCAGCCCAGGCCCAGGCGGTCCGCGGCGCCGGGGAGCGGCTTGCCCGACAGGAAAGTGGCCGCCGACGGCAGGTCGCCGGCGGGCAGCTCGCGCAGGTAGGTCGCCAGCCGATCCCGCTTGGCCAGCTTGGAGCGGGTGGCGGCCACGTCGTCGGCGGCGGTCGCGAACGCGGCAAACGGGGAGCTGCGGGGCGCCATCGGAGGAGTCTAGGCGCCCGCTTGACGGGCGCCTACGGTCCGGCCACCCTTGCGGGCAATGGTGTCCTGGCAACGCAGCCCGTCACTGAAACGACCGTGACCGCCCAGCCACAACCGCGGCGCCTCTCCCCGCTGTGGCGGACCGCGGTCATCTGCTTCGTCGGCCTGACCGTATCGGGAGCATTGATCGCGCTGTCGCTTTTCACGCGCAACGTCGACCTGTTCGTCATCCTGACCCTGGTCGCAACCTTCCTCTCGGCCGGGGTCGGGGTGTTCGCCGCGATCCAGGGCTGGAGGGGGTCGCAGCGGGCGGCGGCCCGGGGCGCGCAGGGCCGTTCGGCGGCTATTGCCGTGGCGGCCGGGCTCATGCTGATCGTCACCGCGGTCGCCATCTCGGGCGCGATTTGGGTCGGCCTTCTGTTCTTCCTGTAGACCGACATCGGCCTACCATGTGGTCGACCGCCCCCATCGTCTAGAGGCCTAGGACGCCACCCTTTCAAGGTGGAGATCACCGGTTCGAATCCGGTTGGGGGCGCCAACCCTAGACGTGATGGATCTCCATCCGCTCCCCGCACTCGGGGCAGTGGAGCAGGAGCAGCTTCGGATCGTCCGCCGAGGGCCGCCAGGTGTAGACATCGGCCTCAGTCACGATCTCGCCGCAGGTTGGGCACTCGGCTCCGAACACCAGCCACTGCTCGCGCGGCAACGACTGACGGCCCACGGCGGTGCCTAGTCCTCGGCGGGGGTATCGGTCGGCGTCGGCCCGGCAGGGGGCGGAGGCTCCCAGCCCGGCATCCGGGAGGGCGGTTCGGAGAGCACCTCGCGGGCGGCCGCGGCCTCCTCGGGGCTGGCCAGCAGGGAGTAGCGCATGGCGTCGTAGCCCGGCCAATGGCCCACGTCGCCGTCGCGGATCATGACCGCGCGCTTGAGATGGGTGCCGGTGACGTCCTGGACCGAGCGGTCGAGCACCTCGTAGTCACGCCCGGTGACCTCTCGCAGCGCGTCGGGCAGGGTCTCGACCAAGTAGTAGGGATCGGGGTTGACGGCCAGCGCCCGGCCCAGCGCCTCGACCACGGTCGCATCGGGCAGGTCGCGGGGGAGTGGACGGCTGATGTATTCCATCCGGGGGTCCCGGCTGGGACCCAGGAGCGTGCGCCACAGGCTGCGAACCATCGGACGGCGATTGTACCGATGCCGGCTGACGGGTGGCTGCCCGCCCATCGGTATACTGGCCGCCGCGTGAAACCGTCCGTCCACCCGCCCGGCAGGACCGACCCGCGCCGCTGACAGCCAGCCACCTGGAGGAACCTTCGCATCACCGCGCGCGTCCGCAAGGCGGTCCTCCCCGCCGCCGGCTTCGGGACCCGATTCCTGCCGGCAACCAAGGCCATTCCCAAGGAGATCCTGCCCCTCGTCGACCGGCCGGTCATCCAGTACGCGGTCGAGGAAGCCGTCGCCTCGGGCATCGAGCAGATCATCATCGTCGTCGGTTCGGGGACGAGCGTCATCGAGGAGCACTTCGACTCGCACCCGGCGATGGAGCGCTGGCTTGAGGATCGGGGTGACATCGAGCTCCTGCGCGCGGTCCGCCACCAGTCCGAGTACGGCGCAATCGCGTATGTCCGCCAGAAGGAGCCGCTGGGGCTGGGCCACGCGATCCTGATGGCCAAGGAGCTGGTCGGCGACGAGCCGTTCGCGGTGCTCCTTCCCGACGATGTCATGGTCAACCCCGGTGGGGCCCCGGTCATCGCGCAGCTGATGGAGGCCCACAGCGCGCACCGCGGATCGGTGATCGCCATCACCCGGGTCCCGCCCGCCGAAGCCAGCCGCTACGGGATCGTGCGCACCACCCGCGGCGAAGGCCGGCTGTGGGAGCTGGCCGACGTGGTCGAGAAGCCGCCGGTGGACGAGGCCCCGTCCGACCTGGCGGTGCTGGGCCGCTACGTCCTGAGCCCGCGCATCTTCGACGAGCTCGAGCACACCCCCCAGGGCGCTGGGGGCGAGATCCAGCTCACCGACGCCATTCGGTCCCTCATCGCCGACCAGACCGTGTACGGCTACCAGTTCGCCGGCCACCGCTACGACGCCGGCACCCGGATCGGCTGGCTGGAGGCCAACGTGGCGCTGGCCCTGGAGTCGGACCTGGCCGACGACTTCCGCACCTACCTCCGCGGCCTCGACCTGCGAGACTAGCTGCCATGAGCCAGGCGGCCAAGGGCCGGGTCATCGCGGGCCGCTACCAGCTCATCGCCCTCGTCGGCGAGGGGGGCATGGCCACTCTGTGGCGGGCGATGGACGAGCAGCTCGAGCGCGAGGTGGCGGTCAAGATCCTCCGCCCCCAGTTCGGCGCCGATCCCGGATTCGCGGCTCGATTCCGCAATGAGGCGCGGATCGCCGGCTCGCTATCCCATCCCAGCATCGTCCAGGTCTACGACTTCGGAACCGATCCCGACGGCGGCGACCAGTACATCGTCATGCAGCTGGTCGAGGGCCAGGACCTGGCCGCCGTCCTTCGCGAGCGCGGCCCGCTCGCGGTCAACGAGGCGGTGGGCATCGGAGCCGCGGTTGCGGATGCCCTGGACGCCGCGCATCGCCACGGGCTGGTGCACCGCGACATCAAGCCCGGCAACATCCTGATCACGCCCGCGGGGCGGGCCCTGGTCACGGACTTCGGCATCTCGCGCGCCATCACCGACGCGTCGATGACGGTGACCGGGACCACGATCGGTTCGGTGCACTATTTCAGCCCGGAGCAGGCGGCCGGCGAAGAGGTAGGCCCGCCATCCGACATCTATGCCTTGGGCATCGTGCTGTACGAGATGCTGAGCGGGCGCCGCCCATTCCAGGCCGACTCCGCCGCCGGGGTGGCACTCAAGCGCCTGAACGAGCCGCCACCACCCCTGTCGACCGGGATCCGGCCCATCCCGCCTCGTCTCGATGCGGTGGTCATGCGCGCCCTGGAGCGGGACCCGGCCCGTCGCTACGCGAGC containing:
- a CDS encoding Ku protein, which translates into the protein MARAMWRGAIQFGLVTIPVKLYLATESTGIGFNMLHASCLNRIQMKIYCPHHDEVVPRSETVRGYEWSKGRYVVVTDDDLEAVPLKTIRAIEIAMFVDAQKEEHGAQFVKSAYYLEPDPVGKKAFFLLREVLADTGKSAICKVVMKDREQLAAINPYADTMLLTTLHWPDEIRSVEELAVDSSGIEIKASERKMAEQLIASMTGEFKAEEFQDDYRQALMGVIESKVAGEEPTPIAKAEPTRIGDLMAALEASVSAAREARRDAAAGGPAAKAKAAGGAKAASRAKKAEPAAAGERQTRRRKTA
- a CDS encoding OsmC family protein, with product MRVLATFPAPASSLRADAETGSGFTVTIDSPDAGTPAGASPREAVLVGLAGCTGMDVAAILAKKRQAPSSYQVAVEAVTAARPPQVFTRIVIEHQLSGAVEPEALHRAIELSATRYCPVSAMLSRSVTLEHRYRLRQAGQPDREALVVITGPDRSNA
- a CDS encoding ATP-dependent DNA ligase, whose amino-acid sequence is MAPRSSPFAAFATAADDVAATRSKLAKRDRLATYLRELPAGDLPSAATFLSGKPLPGAADRLGLGWVQQAAALAAASGVDESAMSAAWLRHSDFGDVAAELLAGRQSAGPPLTVSDVARGYRAMSDASSAEARVALMADLFRRATPAEARYVGRIAARELRIGLREGLLEEAIAAAFAAPLESVRRALMLLGEPGEAAQLARRGTLDQAALDLGRPIRPMLATPVGDAAEVMRRVGSEAWVEDKYDGIRAQLHLRDGQGRLFSRDLKEITVSFPEVTAAVADLSESLVLDGELVPFKAGAVLDFAALQTRLGRVRPDAALLERVPVALVAFDLLHLNGADLLERPLRDRRTALERLELPERTDARFLYARLNRARSAEEVDELFDAARERHNEGLMVKDPTSVYQPGRRGLGWLKLKKALATLDCVVVGVEWGHGKRRGVLSDYTFAVREPDGASLAVIGKAYTGLTDAEIAAFTEHFLRTTVRDFGRFRSVVPEVVVEIAFDRIMRSGRHGSGFALRFPRIVRVRDDKTVAEIDDLATVETLYQAQASGRILLATGRGGSEARIAATGKLDGE
- a CDS encoding WYL domain-containing protein produces the protein MDDDLAGPARKRDRLARLLAVASILYAKGSTEQGVPVSEIARLTGMNVRTVYRDLRALEDELAMPIFQAGRGRYGIERRFFLPPLHLTVPEAIVLFLAARLIARWSDESDQVVISAFMKIASELPQPIARHVTATMLVIGEQRLNEPFTAIFNVVARGWAEGRVVEITYDSGTGPARHTRFRPYLLEPFAAGRSIYLIGHDETVDAMRTYKVERIRQATLTLDRYEIPDAFDPDQFLANSWGIWSSDTTPPVDVRLRFDAGVARRVRETIWHRSQVLTDLPDGGVELTVRVAGIVEIRPWVLSWGDQVEVLAPPELREAVAGAVRGATERYA
- the galU gene encoding UTP--glucose-1-phosphate uridylyltransferase GalU, encoding MTARVRKAVLPAAGFGTRFLPATKAIPKEILPLVDRPVIQYAVEEAVASGIEQIIIVVGSGTSVIEEHFDSHPAMERWLEDRGDIELLRAVRHQSEYGAIAYVRQKEPLGLGHAILMAKELVGDEPFAVLLPDDVMVNPGGAPVIAQLMEAHSAHRGSVIAITRVPPAEASRYGIVRTTRGEGRLWELADVVEKPPVDEAPSDLAVLGRYVLSPRIFDELEHTPQGAGGEIQLTDAIRSLIADQTVYGYQFAGHRYDAGTRIGWLEANVALALESDLADDFRTYLRGLDLRD